In the Mycolicibacterium thermoresistibile genome, one interval contains:
- a CDS encoding IclR family transcriptional regulator, translating to MTRTADTAQTLSRGLDVLKFVAASATPLTMTEIATGLGLNRTVVYRLVGTLVEHGLVRRTADGRLSVGLGVLSLTENFYPSLRESALPVLERLAEDVQATAHLAVADGDESLAICVVEPTSTTFHLAYRPGARHPLGKGAVGKALAAAAKGEDGVFVTHGELTAGATGVVAAVPDLPGLPAAIGVVTLTELGWQHFEPRVVAAKRELADVLKGE from the coding sequence ATGACCAGAACCGCCGACACCGCACAGACGTTGAGCCGAGGGCTCGACGTGCTGAAGTTCGTTGCCGCGTCAGCGACTCCGCTGACCATGACCGAGATCGCCACCGGGCTCGGGCTCAACCGCACGGTCGTCTACCGGCTCGTCGGCACGTTGGTCGAACACGGTCTGGTGCGGCGTACCGCCGACGGCAGACTGTCCGTCGGCCTCGGGGTGCTCAGCCTGACCGAGAACTTCTACCCCTCGCTGCGGGAGTCCGCGCTGCCGGTCCTGGAGCGGTTGGCCGAGGACGTGCAGGCCACCGCCCACCTCGCGGTGGCCGACGGCGACGAATCGCTGGCCATCTGCGTCGTGGAGCCCACCTCGACGACGTTCCACCTGGCCTACCGGCCGGGTGCCCGGCATCCGCTGGGGAAAGGTGCGGTGGGCAAGGCGCTGGCGGCGGCCGCGAAGGGTGAGGACGGCGTCTTCGTCACCCACGGCGAGCTGACCGCCGGGGCGACGGGTGTGGTGGCCGCGGTGCCCGATCTGCCCGGTCTGCCCGCCGCGATCGGGGTGGTCACGCTGACCGAACTGGGCTGGCAGCACTTCGAACCGCGGGTGGTGGCGGCCAAGCGGGAACTCGCGGACGTGCTCAAAGGAGAGTGA
- a CDS encoding homogentisate 1,2-dioxygenase codes for MYYRAVGEFPKTRHTVFTTADGRPTFEEFIGEEGFSGTASHLYHLGVPANLVDTRTWEIGDLSTRPNVPLRPRHFRLPDLFPAGAERGKDVVRHRRLILANDDVRISYVVADTPSPLYSNGLGDEVVYIESGEADVESVFGTLSVGQGDNVVIPRVAIHRWIPKNVDTAGPLKAYCVEGNGHIEIPAKYLTRFGQFIEGAPLTERDIRGPVGPLLAAADEADQDTEVYVKHGHGSEVHGSIVVYDHHPFDVVGWDGYLYPYAFNYRDFSPVTGKIIQPPPTYQILEGPNFVVCNFVPRMLEYGEGAITVPYYHSNVDADEVMFYYAGETAARKGTGIGNASVSLHPAAYTHGPTREAYLNSVGATESKEMAFMVDTFNSLRLGEGALACDVDDYPWTWAGRRA; via the coding sequence ATGTACTACCGCGCAGTGGGCGAGTTCCCGAAGACCCGGCACACCGTCTTCACCACCGCAGACGGGCGCCCCACCTTTGAGGAGTTCATCGGCGAAGAGGGGTTCTCCGGCACCGCGTCGCACCTGTACCACCTGGGCGTGCCGGCCAACCTGGTCGATACCCGCACCTGGGAGATCGGCGATCTGTCGACCCGGCCGAACGTCCCCCTACGGCCCCGACACTTCCGGCTTCCGGACCTGTTCCCGGCCGGCGCCGAACGGGGCAAGGACGTGGTGCGGCACCGTCGGCTCATCCTGGCCAACGACGACGTGCGGATCAGTTACGTCGTCGCCGACACCCCCTCACCGCTGTACAGCAACGGCCTCGGCGACGAGGTGGTGTACATCGAGAGCGGCGAGGCCGACGTCGAGAGCGTGTTCGGCACCCTGTCGGTCGGGCAGGGTGACAACGTCGTCATCCCCCGGGTGGCGATCCACCGCTGGATCCCCAAGAACGTCGACACCGCCGGTCCGCTCAAGGCCTACTGCGTCGAGGGCAACGGGCACATCGAGATCCCGGCGAAGTACCTGACCAGGTTCGGTCAGTTCATCGAGGGCGCGCCGCTCACCGAACGGGACATCCGCGGGCCGGTCGGGCCGCTGCTGGCCGCCGCCGACGAGGCCGACCAGGACACCGAGGTGTATGTCAAGCACGGCCACGGCTCGGAGGTGCACGGCTCGATCGTGGTCTACGACCACCATCCGTTCGACGTCGTCGGCTGGGACGGCTACCTCTACCCGTACGCCTTCAACTACCGCGACTTCTCCCCGGTCACCGGCAAGATCATCCAGCCGCCACCGACCTACCAGATCCTGGAGGGCCCGAACTTCGTCGTCTGCAACTTCGTGCCCCGGATGCTCGAGTACGGCGAAGGCGCGATCACCGTGCCCTACTACCACTCCAACGTCGACGCCGACGAGGTGATGTTCTACTACGCCGGCGAAACCGCGGCCCGGAAGGGCACCGGCATCGGAAACGCCTCGGTGTCACTGCATCCCGCGGCCTACACCCACGGGCCGACGCGGGAGGCCTACCTCAACTCGGTGGGCGCCACCGAGAGCAAGGAGATGGCCTTCATGGTCGACACCTTCAACTCGCTGCGGCTCGGTGAAGGGGCGTTGGCGTGCGACGTCGACGACTACCCGTGGACCTGGGCGGGCCGGCGCGCATGA